In one window of Kosmotoga pacifica DNA:
- a CDS encoding sigma 54-interacting transcriptional regulator codes for MGKIAAILPNEYLEQLTRKLVEEKNLRNIEVHIGDLYQALEIVDHSSDIDVIISRGGTADLLKENTNIPVVYIKVHLADILKLVNVALRFKRKILFAGFDKIFEDAGTLKTLEALIGAQIKQLNLYGIESLPEELKEYVVIADTVNYEIATKNGLESYLIESGEEAIMEAINNALQIQEYVNFEKRKREEILNIVNSVDFGMIYISPEANVISNETANRYLGNLKESFLERVRDRKSYEEVFSQGNEKYYVDLKTIDEDRKIITIRKAAELEEAERYIRKTLRAKGFVAKHTFEDIVGKSEKLRRVIIKAKSFAKSDANILLFGESGSGKELFAQSIHNESPRKGNPFVAINCASLPKDLLESELFGYVEGAFTGAKKGKMGLFELAHKGTLFLDEIDQIPYELQGKLLRAIEEKEILKVGGSSLVPVDTRIISATNIDPEILIRNNKLRLDLYSRLSVLPLQIPPLRERREDIPELLEYFIRIFGEKYSVETPKFDKEKIQTLMNYSWPGNVRELQNFVERITILLGTESYSEAFREFEILSENDGLVANHNEPILKEIENQLIHILIKKGIFTKSEIAKLLGVSRTYLWRKLKELNIE; via the coding sequence ATGGGCAAGATCGCTGCAATATTACCCAATGAATATCTTGAACAATTAACAAGGAAACTGGTTGAAGAGAAAAATCTCAGAAACATTGAAGTTCATATTGGTGATCTTTACCAGGCCCTGGAGATCGTTGACCATTCAAGTGACATTGACGTTATTATCAGCCGCGGAGGAACAGCAGATCTTTTAAAAGAAAATACCAATATTCCAGTCGTTTATATCAAAGTGCACCTAGCCGACATTCTTAAACTGGTAAATGTCGCCTTACGATTCAAAAGAAAAATACTTTTTGCAGGGTTTGACAAGATTTTTGAGGATGCTGGTACTCTCAAAACCCTTGAAGCTTTGATTGGTGCACAAATTAAGCAATTAAACTTATACGGTATCGAATCCTTACCTGAAGAGTTGAAAGAATATGTTGTCATTGCAGATACGGTAAATTATGAAATAGCCACCAAAAACGGTCTTGAATCTTATCTGATTGAATCTGGAGAAGAAGCTATTATGGAAGCAATAAACAATGCTCTTCAAATACAGGAATATGTCAATTTTGAAAAAAGGAAAAGAGAGGAAATACTTAATATCGTGAACAGTGTAGACTTTGGAATGATCTACATAAGCCCAGAAGCCAACGTAATATCGAATGAAACAGCTAATAGATACCTGGGTAATTTGAAGGAAAGCTTTTTAGAAAGAGTTAGAGACAGGAAAAGCTACGAAGAAGTATTTTCTCAAGGAAATGAGAAATATTACGTGGATTTGAAAACCATAGACGAAGATAGAAAGATAATCACAATAAGAAAAGCCGCAGAACTTGAAGAGGCCGAACGTTATATTCGAAAAACTCTAAGAGCCAAAGGATTCGTCGCCAAGCATACATTTGAAGATATTGTAGGTAAATCGGAAAAACTAAGAAGAGTAATAATCAAAGCAAAAAGCTTTGCAAAAAGCGATGCTAATATTTTGTTGTTTGGAGAAAGCGGGTCTGGAAAGGAACTTTTTGCTCAAAGTATACACAATGAAAGTCCCAGAAAAGGGAATCCTTTTGTGGCAATAAATTGTGCATCTCTTCCTAAGGATCTTCTTGAAAGTGAGCTTTTTGGTTATGTAGAGGGAGCTTTTACTGGAGCTAAGAAAGGTAAAATGGGTCTTTTTGAACTCGCTCATAAGGGAACGTTGTTTCTTGATGAAATTGACCAGATTCCCTATGAACTTCAGGGAAAACTACTTAGAGCGATTGAAGAAAAAGAAATTCTCAAAGTTGGTGGGAGCTCTCTGGTTCCGGTAGACACAAGAATCATATCCGCTACAAATATAGATCCCGAGATCCTGATCAGAAACAACAAACTGAGACTTGATCTATATTCGAGGCTTAGTGTCTTGCCATTACAAATCCCCCCTTTAAGAGAAAGGCGAGAGGACATTCCAGAATTATTGGAGTATTTTATAAGGATTTTTGGGGAAAAATACTCTGTTGAGACTCCTAAATTTGACAAAGAAAAAATACAAACACTTATGAATTATTCCTGGCCCGGAAATGTTAGAGAACTGCAGAATTTTGTTGAAAGAATTACGATTTTGCTTGGTACAGAATCGTATTCAGAAGCCTTTCGCGAGTTTGAAATCCTTTCAGAAAACGATGGATTAGTAGCCAACCACAATGAACCCATCTTAAAAGAAATAGAAAACCAGCTAATCCATATTTTGATTAAGAAAGGGATCTTCACAAAAAGTGAAATAGCAAAATTGCTCGGGGTTAGCCGAACCTATCTTTGGCGAAAATTGAAGGAGTTGAACATAGAATAA
- a CDS encoding YbaK/EbsC family protein: protein MAKIEGVEHRIRKGSTKMLPENVNRILERESLEYYEFPEGTTPTSKPAAGMLGVKVGQIAKSILFVGKSGTSYLMVCPEDRKVSPSKLKKVVGEKTGLPPRSKLNNSPGFFQIEYVPLD from the coding sequence TTGGCGAAAATTGAAGGAGTTGAACATAGAATAAGAAAAGGGAGCACAAAAATGCTTCCTGAAAATGTAAATAGAATATTGGAAAGGGAATCTCTTGAATATTATGAGTTTCCAGAAGGCACTACACCCACATCGAAACCCGCGGCGGGGATGCTTGGTGTGAAAGTGGGACAGATCGCCAAGTCGATTCTCTTTGTAGGAAAAAGTGGAACCTCTTATCTGATGGTATGCCCCGAGGATAGAAAGGTGTCCCCATCCAAATTAAAAAAGGTGGTGGGTGAAAAAACAGGCTTACCACCGCGGAGCAAGCTGAATAATTCACCGGGTTTCTTCCAGATAGAGTATGTTCCTTTGGATTAG
- the sfsA gene encoding DNA/RNA nuclease SfsA: MRTYSWIKKPVRATFIERSNRFTAIVELKGEKEKVYLPDPGRLEELLVPGVEVILEKRRNNGRTKYDLLLVETQAYPTGDPLLVSVDSRLPNLLFHWLVHKGMLSYFGRIQFIKAEPPVQNGRLDYYVESDSGKHYIELKSVNLIDAEGTARFPDAPTKRGTKHIRELINLKKREYHSWIFFMVVRKDALKFSPFFEMDPELSETLKEASKKGVQIKALQFSPGIEVEFCGELRVELKKSTFPGFWP, from the coding sequence ATGAGAACATACAGCTGGATCAAGAAGCCCGTCAGGGCAACATTTATCGAAAGATCGAATCGCTTTACCGCCATTGTCGAACTCAAAGGCGAAAAAGAGAAAGTTTACCTTCCAGACCCCGGGAGACTTGAAGAGCTTCTCGTTCCGGGAGTGGAAGTAATTCTCGAAAAAAGGCGAAACAACGGCAGAACGAAATATGACCTGCTGCTGGTGGAGACACAGGCTTATCCCACAGGAGACCCCCTTCTGGTCAGCGTTGATTCAAGGCTTCCCAATTTGCTCTTTCATTGGCTCGTGCATAAGGGGATGCTGAGTTACTTCGGAAGAATCCAATTCATAAAAGCGGAACCGCCCGTGCAAAATGGACGGCTCGACTACTATGTGGAAAGCGATAGTGGCAAACATTACATCGAATTAAAATCGGTGAATCTTATCGATGCTGAAGGAACGGCAAGATTCCCTGACGCCCCCACCAAAAGAGGCACAAAGCACATAAGAGAACTGATAAACCTGAAAAAGAGGGAATATCACAGCTGGATATTCTTTATGGTGGTGAGGAAAGATGCACTGAAATTCAGTCCCTTCTTCGAGATGGACCCCGAGCTATCGGAAACCCTGAAGGAAGCTTCGAAAAAAGGCGTTCAAATCAAAGCACTTCAATTCAGCCCCGGAATTGAAGTGGAATTCTGTGGAGAACTGAGAGTAGAACTCAAGAAAAGCACCTTTCCTGGCTTTTGGCCATAA
- a CDS encoding aminoglycoside 6-adenylyltransferase: protein MRKESEVLEQLIQWAGKHELIRAVILTSSRTNPKAPVDLFSDYDPVLVVTDTEVFAKDDRWLELFGSILTSFKDEFISDGIKHYTRLVLYHDGVKIDFSIWPVELLEQILKRPELPDFLDLGYRVLLDKDGLTKGLKPPTHSAYAISKPTKEEYLGQIQEFWWDVTYVAKSLWRDELFFAKYMLDCSIRFSSLQKMVEWYIGLKNDWAVNPGKYGRWFKRYLDRRTWSELEKTFTGSRIEDNWETLFKTTKLFRRLAIEVGEGLGYTYPHQLDERVSEYLLKVRNLGRDADDFD from the coding sequence ATGAGAAAAGAGAGTGAAGTATTGGAGCAATTGATCCAGTGGGCCGGAAAACACGAGCTGATACGCGCGGTGATCCTTACCAGCTCACGTACAAATCCGAAAGCACCTGTGGATCTGTTTTCGGATTATGATCCTGTTCTCGTTGTTACAGACACCGAGGTTTTTGCTAAAGACGACCGTTGGCTCGAACTCTTCGGTTCCATCCTGACCTCCTTCAAGGACGAGTTCATCAGTGATGGTATTAAGCATTATACAAGACTCGTACTTTATCATGACGGTGTGAAGATAGACTTCAGCATCTGGCCGGTGGAATTACTCGAGCAGATCCTGAAAAGGCCTGAATTGCCCGATTTTCTCGATCTTGGTTACAGAGTCTTGTTAGATAAGGACGGCCTTACAAAAGGTCTAAAACCTCCAACTCATAGCGCTTATGCGATAAGCAAACCCACAAAAGAGGAGTACCTTGGGCAGATCCAGGAGTTCTGGTGGGATGTGACCTATGTCGCAAAGAGTCTCTGGCGCGACGAGCTCTTCTTCGCGAAATATATGCTGGATTGTTCGATACGGTTCAGTAGCCTTCAGAAGATGGTCGAGTGGTATATCGGTCTGAAAAACGACTGGGCGGTTAATCCTGGAAAATACGGGAGATGGTTCAAGAGATACCTGGATCGTAGAACATGGTCTGAGCTTGAAAAGACTTTCACAGGCTCCCGCATAGAAGACAACTGGGAAACGCTTTTTAAGACAACAAAACTTTTCAGAAGACTCGCGATTGAGGTGGGAGAGGGTCTTGGTTACACATATCCTCACCAGCTCGATGAGAGGGTTTCGGAATACCTCTTAAAAGTCAGGAATCTGGGAAGGGATGCCGATGATTTCGATTAA
- a CDS encoding DUF2779 domain-containing protein, with the protein MVNKYAFLAAINCPVKGWYIFNQPEAKLSVADEYRIREGKLIGRKAQSLFPMGVEVKGENFSEALSITKDILISDSYPVVFEAAFRDDELATRADIIHKHGDKSLDLFEVKSKKFEEKDKFIKNRNSKRYIRDLAYTAMVIMNHGWNVRSTTLLLVSPEYRKGMYDSLLLKPLDLTDWVLETVKELNESKTRLINILISSNRPKFDMSWECKGCKFLQECFLEKWDTLFVIHRLNRKKYDELRERGIFEVEDIDDSTMLGFNEKQKRMIAAIKQNAPVINYSALKRGLSEIEYPAGYLDFETMATALPLYEGIAPYEKIPTQFSLHIRSHRGGTLRHIEYIFEEPSRDCSLELAHRLVEATKDCKSIIVYHASFEKNIIKRLSEKFAEHPELNQSLKGLLNRIIDLEVIVSENLYYPEFKGSFSVKKVLPALVPELGYENMPVSNGDDASYIFANIAMGYYDSEQEERMKINLLEYCKLDTLAMVKIQDKLEELTEECRKPEPFKTTYPKDFKVLNAVTLKNSCE; encoded by the coding sequence ATGGTAAACAAATACGCCTTTCTTGCGGCGATTAATTGTCCAGTAAAGGGCTGGTATATATTCAATCAACCAGAAGCAAAATTAAGTGTTGCCGACGAGTACCGCATAAGAGAGGGAAAACTCATTGGCAGAAAGGCGCAGTCCCTTTTTCCTATGGGTGTAGAGGTTAAAGGGGAAAACTTTTCAGAGGCGCTGAGTATAACGAAGGATATTCTAATAAGCGACAGCTATCCCGTCGTTTTTGAAGCGGCATTTAGAGACGATGAACTGGCAACCAGAGCAGATATAATCCACAAACATGGCGATAAATCCCTGGATCTTTTCGAAGTGAAATCGAAGAAGTTCGAAGAAAAGGACAAATTTATCAAGAACAGAAATTCAAAAAGATATATCCGCGATTTAGCATACACAGCTATGGTAATTATGAACCACGGATGGAATGTACGCAGTACAACACTTTTGCTTGTTTCTCCTGAATACAGAAAAGGAATGTACGACAGCCTGCTCTTGAAGCCGCTCGACCTCACCGATTGGGTGCTTGAGACTGTTAAAGAACTAAATGAAAGCAAAACGCGGTTAATCAACATTCTCATATCATCTAACAGGCCAAAGTTTGACATGTCCTGGGAATGCAAAGGCTGCAAGTTCTTACAGGAATGCTTCCTGGAAAAGTGGGATACCCTCTTCGTCATTCACCGACTCAACAGAAAAAAATACGATGAGCTCCGGGAAAGGGGGATATTTGAGGTAGAAGATATAGATGATTCAACGATGCTGGGGTTCAACGAAAAGCAAAAACGGATGATTGCTGCTATAAAACAAAATGCCCCAGTTATTAATTATAGCGCCCTAAAAAGAGGGCTTTCCGAGATAGAATATCCAGCGGGCTATCTTGATTTTGAAACAATGGCCACCGCGCTCCCGCTGTATGAAGGTATCGCACCATATGAAAAGATTCCTACACAGTTTTCTCTCCACATCAGATCCCATCGAGGAGGCACATTGCGCCATATTGAATACATATTCGAAGAACCATCAAGGGACTGTTCCTTGGAACTTGCACATCGCCTTGTTGAAGCAACAAAGGACTGCAAATCCATCATCGTTTACCATGCTTCTTTCGAAAAGAACATCATAAAAAGATTGAGTGAAAAATTTGCGGAACACCCCGAACTAAACCAGTCACTGAAAGGGCTTTTGAACAGAATTATAGATCTGGAAGTAATAGTCAGCGAAAACCTTTATTATCCAGAATTCAAAGGCAGTTTTTCTGTTAAAAAAGTTCTCCCGGCACTTGTTCCTGAGCTGGGTTATGAAAATATGCCTGTGAGTAACGGGGATGACGCTTCCTACATTTTTGCCAATATAGCAATGGGGTATTATGATTCTGAACAAGAAGAAAGAATGAAAATAAATCTTCTTGAATATTGTAAACTCGACACTCTAGCGATGGTCAAAATACAGGATAAACTTGAAGAATTAACGGAAGAATGTCGGAAACCTGAACCATTCAAAACTACCTATCCAAAGGATTTCAAGGTACTCAATGCGGTTACGCTTAAAAACAGCTGTGAATGA
- a CDS encoding Gfo/Idh/MocA family protein has protein sequence MKKVSISIIGAGNRGYEAYGKLLLNREDVKVVAVAEPDRIKRERFSKEHNVPKENQFASWEELLSREQLSDGLIIATPDRLHVEPAIKAAKFGYTILLEKPIAQNPEEILKMLDIPEVKERVTIAHVLRYTPFFKTLKGLLDNGEIGTIIGIEHIERIGFFHFAHSYVRGNWRKKSESGPSILTKSCHDADILHWLVGERCEKVISLGELYHFSSENKPAEAAERCLDCSLKDSCPYSATRIYLTGYTGWPVSVITTDLSYEGRLKALREGPYGRCVYSSDNDVVDHQATFFYFRNGVVANFTMTAFSHDITRQIRIHCSHGEIYGDLDGGFIELNIFGKERKEVPIEGVKGGHSGGDEGLVEEFVALLKGEKKRLSTAFEDSVHSHMMAFAAEKSREQSGIVVPVTDFLV, from the coding sequence ATGAAAAAGGTGAGTATCAGCATTATAGGTGCCGGGAATCGAGGATATGAAGCGTACGGCAAGCTTCTATTGAACAGGGAAGACGTGAAGGTAGTCGCCGTTGCTGAACCCGACCGAATCAAAAGAGAACGCTTCTCTAAAGAACACAACGTACCAAAAGAAAACCAGTTCGCCAGTTGGGAAGAACTACTTTCGAGAGAACAGCTCAGTGATGGACTTATAATCGCCACGCCTGACAGGCTGCATGTGGAGCCCGCTATAAAGGCAGCAAAATTTGGTTACACGATCCTTCTTGAAAAGCCCATCGCTCAAAACCCGGAGGAAATCCTCAAGATGCTGGATATTCCCGAAGTCAAGGAACGTGTGACCATCGCCCATGTGCTCAGGTATACTCCCTTTTTCAAAACACTTAAAGGGCTATTAGACAACGGTGAAATAGGTACGATTATAGGGATAGAGCACATAGAAAGGATAGGGTTCTTTCACTTTGCCCACAGCTACGTGCGGGGAAACTGGAGGAAGAAATCAGAATCGGGGCCTTCCATACTTACTAAAAGCTGTCACGACGCGGACATACTCCACTGGCTCGTTGGCGAAAGATGCGAAAAAGTCATTTCGCTTGGGGAACTATATCACTTCAGTAGTGAAAACAAGCCCGCTGAAGCTGCCGAGAGATGTCTTGACTGCTCCTTGAAGGATAGCTGTCCCTATTCGGCCACACGCATATACCTGACAGGTTACACTGGATGGCCCGTTTCAGTTATTACCACAGACCTTTCGTACGAGGGCAGGTTGAAAGCCCTGAGAGAAGGACCTTACGGCAGGTGTGTATATTCCTCGGATAACGATGTGGTGGATCACCAGGCAACATTCTTTTATTTCAGAAACGGTGTCGTTGCTAATTTCACCATGACCGCTTTCAGTCACGACATCACCCGGCAGATTCGGATACACTGCTCCCATGGAGAAATTTATGGAGACCTGGATGGGGGATTCATCGAATTGAACATCTTCGGGAAAGAGAGAAAGGAAGTACCAATAGAAGGGGTAAAAGGAGGGCATAGTGGAGGAGATGAAGGGCTGGTAGAAGAATTCGTAGCCCTTCTAAAAGGAGAGAAAAAAAGGCTGTCAACGGCCTTCGAAGACTCCGTCCACAGCCATATGATGGCTTTCGCTGCTGAAAAATCCAGAGAACAAAGTGGGATTGTTGTACCTGTGACGGATTTTCTGGTTTAG
- a CDS encoding DUF6454 family protein, which translates to MGLNLDFPVLSSSNLKPIGSVELPFKTYHVQGLAVTDKAFFLSSVDKVKKRGLLWKIDRSTLEIIKGIDLTREISPGEFTIHVGGIFHDGRYLWAPAASYERKSSTFIFKIDPEVMEISETMVFNDHISAVAFNGKDRLYLTNWDALYIYITDLQGNVLKKILNPGISQKMGYVCAYQDIHYDHESGLLLCNGETRKPRKIPEGRLFGYPYFYKYEDSFGMVDWLDPETGKVVKRIETGFTNCKANRVSLSCEGFSYYKNKLYFAPEDNATTIYMFKITPPTKPYIP; encoded by the coding sequence ATGGGATTGAATCTGGATTTTCCTGTTCTAAGTTCTTCAAACTTAAAGCCCATCGGTTCGGTTGAACTTCCCTTTAAGACATATCACGTGCAGGGTCTCGCCGTAACGGACAAAGCTTTCTTCCTCAGTTCTGTAGATAAAGTGAAAAAGAGAGGGCTTCTCTGGAAGATCGATAGGTCAACCCTTGAAATAATAAAGGGAATTGACCTTACCCGGGAAATCAGCCCCGGCGAGTTTACTATTCACGTCGGAGGGATATTCCATGATGGTAGATACCTGTGGGCTCCGGCAGCTAGTTACGAGCGTAAATCAAGCACTTTTATCTTCAAAATCGATCCAGAAGTAATGGAAATCAGCGAAACGATGGTCTTCAATGACCATATCAGTGCAGTTGCCTTCAATGGAAAAGATAGACTCTATTTGACCAACTGGGACGCATTATACATATACATCACTGATCTTCAGGGAAATGTGTTGAAGAAGATATTGAATCCAGGGATAAGCCAGAAAATGGGATATGTCTGTGCATATCAGGACATTCATTATGACCATGAAAGTGGCCTATTACTGTGTAACGGTGAGACGAGGAAACCCCGCAAAATCCCGGAGGGACGTCTGTTTGGATATCCCTACTTTTACAAATACGAGGATAGCTTTGGTATGGTGGATTGGCTGGATCCAGAAACAGGAAAGGTAGTCAAAAGGATAGAAACGGGTTTCACGAATTGCAAAGCCAATAGAGTCTCCCTGTCCTGCGAGGGTTTTTCGTATTACAAGAATAAACTGTATTTTGCACCGGAAGATAATGCCACTACCATATACATGTTTAAAATTACACCTCCAACAAAGCCATATATCCCTTAA
- a CDS encoding Cof-type HAD-IIB family hydrolase, with the protein MASNWKLIVSDLDGTILKKDSTLSDKVINSVEKLRESGIDLTIATGRILESALPYITRLKITKPVILYNGAKIYDPLKKEYVYQAFFKENEKHQLFTVLQREGLHAVLFTENGAYVFNLSPLIDSFRTHDGIELKSSPLSELQRTELIKVMIIDEPVIIDKIQEKLGPELGEFCSVLRSEKEFLELLPGGVNKGTALERLCELLEISLDDTIAMGDNPNDFEMLKRARLGIAAGESHSALNEVADIVIAEDPEDVLEKLAKLLLKEG; encoded by the coding sequence GTGGCGAGTAATTGGAAGCTGATAGTCAGTGACCTGGATGGAACCATACTAAAAAAGGACTCTACACTTTCAGACAAAGTAATAAACAGTGTTGAAAAGCTCAGAGAATCAGGAATTGACCTCACCATTGCCACCGGTAGGATTCTGGAATCCGCATTGCCTTACATCACGAGGCTAAAAATCACAAAACCCGTGATTCTGTACAACGGCGCAAAGATATACGATCCCCTGAAAAAAGAATATGTATATCAAGCGTTTTTCAAAGAGAATGAAAAGCACCAGCTATTTACTGTTCTTCAGAGAGAAGGCCTTCACGCCGTCCTCTTCACAGAGAACGGTGCCTATGTTTTTAATCTCTCTCCGCTAATAGACAGCTTTCGTACTCATGATGGTATAGAGCTGAAATCCTCTCCTCTTTCTGAACTGCAGCGTACTGAGCTCATCAAAGTCATGATAATCGATGAACCAGTGATTATAGACAAAATACAGGAAAAACTGGGACCGGAACTCGGAGAATTCTGCTCCGTTCTGAGGTCTGAGAAAGAGTTCCTTGAACTGCTGCCCGGGGGTGTCAACAAAGGAACAGCGCTGGAACGTCTGTGCGAACTGCTTGAGATCAGCTTGGATGATACTATTGCTATGGGAGATAACCCCAATGACTTTGAAATGTTAAAACGCGCCCGACTGGGAATTGCAGCTGGCGAGAGTCATTCAGCGTTGAACGAAGTCGCAGATATCGTTATAGCGGAAGACCCCGAAGATGTGCTAGAGAAACTAGCAAAATTGCTCCTCAAAGAAGGGTGA
- a CDS encoding ABC transporter ATP-binding protein — MKAFVELKNISKHFKDPHGQGIVKAVDGISFQVKQGELVTLLGPSGCGKTTTLRIIGGFEIQNKGDVLIDGAVVNNLPPNRRPTAMVFQSYALFPHMNVFENVAYGLKIRNFSRAEIRRKVLDILDIVGLTGLENRYPGKLSGGQQQRVALARAIVLEPKLLLLDEPLSNLDAKLREQMRIELKKIQKRVGITSVYVTHDQLEAMTLSDKVVVMNSGKIVQEDTPANIYRFPTNKFVASFIGRANFIEATLVDVQADSVRVKLKNGKEIGVVVIHDNWKIGEKVLVVARPESITLTSVDKGDIVGTIENSIYTGNMVTFEVVSDGSSFEVDMVNPYSSTLPALGEKIGLKFNQKSITIVRSEDNESGE, encoded by the coding sequence ATGAAGGCATTCGTTGAGTTGAAAAATATATCGAAACATTTTAAAGACCCCCACGGCCAGGGTATCGTAAAAGCGGTGGACGGTATCTCTTTTCAGGTCAAACAAGGTGAACTCGTGACCCTTCTGGGGCCATCGGGCTGTGGGAAAACAACGACTTTAAGAATAATCGGTGGCTTCGAGATTCAAAACAAAGGCGATGTTTTGATAGATGGGGCCGTAGTGAATAACCTTCCTCCAAACAGACGCCCTACTGCCATGGTCTTTCAAAGCTATGCGCTCTTTCCTCACATGAATGTATTTGAAAATGTAGCGTACGGCTTGAAAATAAGGAACTTCAGCAGAGCTGAGATTCGGAGGAAAGTACTCGATATCCTGGATATCGTGGGTCTTACTGGTCTCGAGAATCGCTATCCCGGGAAATTATCGGGGGGACAGCAACAACGTGTAGCGCTTGCAAGGGCAATCGTGCTCGAGCCTAAATTGTTACTGCTCGATGAGCCCCTTTCTAATCTCGACGCCAAGCTCAGGGAGCAGATGAGAATTGAATTGAAGAAGATTCAGAAGCGGGTGGGAATCACCAGTGTTTATGTGACACATGACCAGTTGGAAGCAATGACGCTTTCCGATAAGGTCGTTGTTATGAATTCGGGGAAAATAGTGCAGGAAGACACGCCGGCCAACATATATCGATTCCCCACAAACAAATTTGTCGCTTCGTTCATCGGTCGTGCGAATTTCATAGAAGCCACATTGGTCGATGTTCAGGCCGATAGCGTTAGAGTAAAGCTCAAAAACGGCAAGGAAATCGGTGTGGTCGTAATACATGACAACTGGAAGATTGGCGAAAAAGTGCTTGTAGTGGCGCGACCTGAAAGTATCACCCTCACTTCAGTGGACAAAGGAGACATAGTAGGAACCATAGAAAACAGTATCTACACGGGTAACATGGTGACATTTGAGGTTGTGAGTGATGGCAGTTCCTTTGAAGTGGATATGGTTAATCCCTATTCCAGTACTCTCCCGGCTCTGGGAGAAAAAATAGGGCTGAAATTCAATCAGAAGTCCATCACGATCGTTAGAAGTGAGGATAACGAAAGTGGCGAGTAA